In one window of Gossypium hirsutum isolate 1008001.06 chromosome A01, Gossypium_hirsutum_v2.1, whole genome shotgun sequence DNA:
- the LOC107935674 gene encoding uncharacterized protein, whose product MARKHLHELLQEDQEPFLLKNYIADRRCQLKKSPPKTHLQLHKPKPISQISNFPLNFCKKACLFSFHDSPDLNKSPFFQPKTPNTKNTNGTAFGLFGSILKRLTHRTKNPKPETATKGSKVSVKDILRWDPTVSKNNVMSEDKCGSISYTGTPTSDVWSQSNEEMDMDTSCSSSPSGDFEEVLISNEVVGNNSTFASFDKHFSQSPLRFVLQTSPSFSATSPSLHERKHEKENYELESLKRLQVEEEEEEEEEQCSPVSVLDRPFEDDDRHADVDDGDNGIDCFDLECTYAFVQRAKQQLLQKLSRFEKLAELDPIELEKRMLEEEQDDQDKSSSSQSEMNIDGMKKLVSDLIAEEETMQLDGCIDKQAAAERVRKRLDSWKDVVSNTIDMMVEQDFKRAHMEGWKGNEEEVREAGIEVECAIFGLLLQELIEELVL is encoded by the exons ATGGCTCGGAAGCATTTGCACGAGTTACTTCAAGAGGATCAAGAGCCATTCCTTTTGAAGAATTACATTGCTGATAGGCGTTGTCAACTCAAGAAATCACCACCTAAAACTCATCTTCAACTCCATAAACCAAAGCCCATCTCTCAAATCTCCAACTTTCCTTTAAATTTCTGCAAAAAAGCTTGCCTTTTCTCTTTCCATGACTCACCAGACTTGAACAAATCTCCTTTCTTTCAACCTAAAACCCCCAACACCAAAAACACCAATGGCACTGCTTTTGGGTTATTTGGTTCCATTCTAAAGAGGCTAACTCATCGTACCAAAAACCCAAAGCCTGAAACAGCTACAAAAGGATCAAAAGTTTCAGTGAAGGACATTTTGAGGTGGGATCCAACTGTGAGCAAAAACAATGTAATGAGTGAAGACAAGTGTGGTTCAATTTCTTACACTGGTACGCCTACCAGTGATGTTTGGTCCCAAAGCAATGAAGAAATGGACATGGATACTTCATGTAGCTCTAGTCCATCAGGGGATTTTGAAGAGGTTCTCATTTCCAATGAAGTTGTGGGAAATAACTCAACTTTTGCTTCTTTTGATAAGCACTTTTCTCAAAGCCCTTTACGTTTTGTGCTTCAAACAAGCCCTTCTTTCTCGGCTACATCTCCTAGTCTCCATGAAAGAAAG CATGAGAAGGAAAATTATGAATTAGAAAGCTTAAAAAGATTGcaagttgaagaagaagaagaagaagaagaagaacaatgCAGTCCTGTTTCTGTTTTGGACCGTCCATTCGAGGATGATGACAGACATGCGGATGTTGACGATGGTGATAATGGGATCGATTGTTTCGATCTTGAATGCACCTATGCATTTGTACAAA GAGCTAAGCAGCAGCTACTGCAGAAACTTAGTAGATTCGAGAAACTGGCCGAGTTGGATCCGATTGAGCTTGAGAAAAGAATGTTAGAAGAAGAGCAAGATGACCAAGACAAGTCATCTTCGTCACAAAGTGAAATGAATATTGATGGCATGAAAAAGCTAGTATCTGATCTCATTGCCGAGGAAGAGACGATGCAACTTGATGGTTGCATCGATAAACAAGCAGCAGCAGAAAGGGTACGTAAAAGGTTGGATTCATGGAAAGATGTAGTGTCGAACACCATTGACATGATGGTGGAACAAGATTTCAAAAGAGCTCATATGGAGGGTTGGAAGGGAAATGAAGAAGAGGTTAGGGAGGCTGGAATTGAAGTCGAATGTGCTATCTTTGGATTActgttgcaagaattgattgaaGAACTAGTTCTTTAA